One window from the genome of Desulfallas thermosapovorans DSM 6562 encodes:
- a CDS encoding copper amine oxidase N-terminal domain-containing protein, whose amino-acid sequence MKIWQRKLALALVLVMVFMCVSPAVAVIPKDALDEVTKGGKKSTDLITHSIIDLVYVSSGSVTTYTYKGANEELTINKFTVTPQSPTSASQKITPFVFELTNQYRPETDIAVTAVGPDDTVHTYTYGKYKDNAMLAIITGLPDCLGNPPVHLDKRSSSWTSKYSPEEMTKEPVVSFVVTTFALDSTTYTVTSDSGTVETKTMDVEPIVQDERTFVPIRYLSYALGATEDDVAWDNVAKTASIEIGEITETLTVGSTTLLVNNNPVEMDTAPFIENGRVFLPARWIAEPFGAEVEWNTEGQQTIIKIPLLPDQE is encoded by the coding sequence ATGAAAATATGGCAAAGAAAACTTGCGTTGGCGTTGGTTTTGGTAATGGTGTTCATGTGTGTTAGTCCGGCAGTTGCTGTTATACCAAAAGATGCACTGGATGAAGTCACAAAAGGTGGTAAAAAGAGCACCGACTTAATTACCCACAGCATTATTGACCTGGTTTACGTTTCTAGCGGCTCGGTGACAACTTACACATATAAAGGCGCTAACGAAGAATTAACCATTAACAAATTTACCGTTACCCCGCAAAGTCCCACATCGGCAAGCCAAAAAATAACACCTTTTGTTTTTGAGTTAACCAATCAATATAGACCGGAAACGGATATAGCCGTCACAGCAGTAGGGCCAGACGACACAGTACACACTTATACCTACGGGAAATATAAAGATAATGCCATGTTGGCTATTATCACCGGATTACCCGATTGTCTAGGTAACCCACCTGTCCATCTTGATAAAAGATCGAGTTCATGGACAAGTAAGTATTCCCCGGAAGAAATGACCAAAGAACCTGTTGTTTCGTTTGTGGTGACCACTTTTGCATTAGATAGTACCACATACACTGTCACTAGCGATTCCGGCACAGTTGAAACTAAAACTATGGATGTGGAACCAATCGTGCAGGATGAAAGAACTTTCGTTCCGATACGTTACCTCTCATACGCCCTGGGTGCGACTGAAGATGATGTCGCCTGGGATAATGTCGCCAAAACAGCCAGTATAGAAATCGGCGAAATCACCGAAACATTAACAGTCGGATCAACTACCTTACTGGTTAACAACAATCCCGTTGAAATGGACACCGCCCCGTTCATCGAGAACGGTCGGGTATTTTTACCGGCCCGGTGGATAGCTGAACCTTTTGGTGCGGAAGTCGAATGGAACACCGAAGGTCAGCAAACCATTATAAAGATTCCTTTGCTACCGGATCAGGAATAA
- a CDS encoding LamG domain-containing protein: protein MPVTASFTRDSDAYLSDGTLVRPNVPRFENGKFGQAIMVEEGTTNRLTTVDFESWVNYTDGESIGEMYFRQDELRGKVLRLKKTDTGTGRYGKKGFLSGMTGSVYNHSIYVRALSSTGRIACMYVDAQRSGGGLITSQKFFNLSDLPLGEWVRITTTHDGSPNTLSGGGSVFVWIDNAPGECEFALPQVELKSYATSFTPGTRDPEVLTIPTAEVLTDSGPWTVEFFCKKSFEFNRNHVLFSAWPKFYVSIGANSRALLSWFDGTQRTAYSSSSIPDVTGWHYWALSWDGTVAKVYVDAVKLIEVTTNLPSSLPSIAQIGRFDSNSVYSSLIDDLRISNRALTDEEIADAYVSNQPLPKDGYTTCKLSFDLTLRDKEGKYVVYDNTPQSGYIQWENLSIGYQGMMYDIADGYTNGTYVWWDFDKPYELQSSNTLPELTEDDVLVLLNKNGTHMTVPTASVVDGGLIVPESIMADAIAANAITGNKILAGSISSDKIAAGAVGAEAIAANAIAAQHIMAGAITSDHISANGIIGNKIIGGEILAGLVNIVGKDESGNSVVQIGHYEGLGPQTATFTRNSVAYKQDGTQVAADQPRYEYTALPYPVWQDTFDTNQLSQYTSGGDSPATWAVSGGVLTGTGGSQATLIKNDLLLQDCEIVLTSDQAQDGGIIARYQDNNNYYLLALYDDSGVAPTQNIRLYKRVGGTYTSLAYADVTWPRGTSKQIKFTLHGSRLEAYFDGVKVISVTDTTFTGGGVGLRHHGSTGSDRYLDFSVYYVQQGVMVEESTSNLVKTNAGATADFSDATGWSLNPNTSVSGGKLRLQSPDGSSVAIAQCVMTNVPANTAVSFSVRARYTDESDPGANGSLYVDFSGTGYDSNDQQLTIPSTQICTTFATFKRDGMNTGTPPSSFNFRIFSFSKRPIEVDFVQVELLPMATSFVNGIRYGEKLNVPTENVFNPGAWAMDMIYTPTCSWGMANTPHLWRIDLGYPDLANNYALYVMTDGRLQARLRSENVTYFITDSEVLVPGKTYHITITGDGSTFYLMKNGQLIGTSSYVPPAGTMPTEMCIGYFTGGHGQADGIIHDVRFSNILRTLAEHQAEYNSGLPLSVDDATTYLMSCDGHLQPSIRKFGIASKSGEIEGSIIRGSQIFGTRFQSGDEASSSYVQIGSGNSPIEVIRNNKPALNIWTSQNIGITGGTGGIVEFYDANDGSRKGYIAAYKDTGPYGLGDGLVISAEDNNTNHKDLILIGDRITLGVKNFGMFTRVYDYLEVDGDADIENLYVTGEKNAVQFTDNYGRRILSARESPDIRFEIEDIAQLENGECKVEIDPIFLECVVPHSDDYRWLVHATPYMSSMPGLYVAEIGDTYLVFRDLAGSNGQFFWRLSALRRGFENNWLEPYSDYNLDLLESNWEDEYMQLIEIEIDETVLTSGWEDELL from the coding sequence ATGCCCGTGACAGCAAGTTTTACCAGAGACTCAGATGCTTATCTTTCAGACGGTACACTGGTTCGCCCCAACGTTCCCCGGTTTGAGAATGGCAAGTTTGGTCAGGCCATAATGGTGGAGGAAGGGACGACGAATAGGTTAACAACGGTAGATTTTGAAAGTTGGGTTAATTATACTGATGGCGAATCTATCGGTGAGATGTATTTTCGACAGGATGAATTAAGAGGTAAAGTATTAAGATTAAAGAAAACAGACACAGGCACGGGACGATACGGGAAAAAAGGTTTTCTCTCTGGAATGACTGGTTCTGTTTATAACCACTCGATTTATGTGCGGGCGTTATCTTCAACAGGTAGAATTGCATGTATGTATGTTGATGCCCAACGCAGTGGCGGAGGGCTTATTACTAGTCAAAAGTTTTTTAACCTGTCTGACTTGCCATTAGGTGAATGGGTTCGCATTACAACTACACATGATGGTTCTCCTAATACATTGTCTGGTGGTGGAAGTGTTTTTGTATGGATAGATAACGCACCCGGGGAATGTGAATTTGCACTTCCTCAGGTGGAGCTAAAATCATACGCCACCTCCTTCACGCCAGGCACCCGCGACCCAGAAGTATTGACCATTCCTACGGCAGAGGTGTTAACTGATTCCGGGCCATGGACGGTTGAATTTTTTTGTAAAAAGAGTTTTGAGTTTAATCGAAACCATGTATTATTTTCTGCTTGGCCGAAATTTTATGTCTCAATTGGGGCTAATAGCCGTGCTTTGTTGTCGTGGTTTGATGGCACCCAACGGACCGCATACTCATCATCAAGTATACCTGACGTAACTGGATGGCACTATTGGGCGCTTTCTTGGGACGGTACTGTGGCTAAGGTTTATGTTGATGCCGTCAAATTGATTGAAGTGACTACAAACCTACCATCATCATTGCCTTCAATAGCACAAATTGGTAGGTTTGATAGTAATAGTGTTTATTCAAGCTTGATCGACGACCTCCGTATCTCTAACCGTGCTCTAACTGACGAAGAAATCGCCGATGCCTATGTCAGTAATCAACCACTACCTAAAGATGGTTATACCACTTGCAAACTGTCATTTGATTTGACCCTTAGGGATAAAGAAGGTAAGTATGTTGTTTATGATAACACTCCACAGTCGGGATATATCCAGTGGGAGAATTTATCCATTGGATACCAGGGCATGATGTATGACATTGCTGATGGATACACAAACGGTACTTACGTTTGGTGGGATTTTGATAAACCGTATGAATTGCAGTCTTCTAATACATTACCTGAACTTACCGAGGATGACGTTTTAGTTTTACTCAATAAAAATGGCACCCACATGACTGTTCCAACAGCTTCTGTGGTTGATGGAGGGTTGATTGTCCCTGAATCCATCATGGCCGATGCTATTGCCGCTAATGCCATCACGGGCAATAAGATTTTAGCTGGTTCGATAAGTTCTGATAAAATAGCGGCGGGGGCAGTAGGGGCGGAGGCTATAGCGGCCAATGCTATAGCCGCCCAGCATATTATGGCTGGGGCAATCACATCTGACCACATTAGTGCTAATGGTATAATTGGAAACAAGATTATCGGCGGTGAGATACTTGCCGGTCTCGTCAATATTGTAGGCAAGGATGAATCCGGCAATTCTGTGGTACAGATAGGTCACTACGAAGGACTTGGCCCCCAAACTGCCACCTTCACTCGCAACAGTGTTGCCTACAAGCAGGACGGCACGCAGGTTGCGGCTGACCAACCCCGTTACGAGTATACCGCTTTACCCTATCCGGTATGGCAGGACACCTTCGACACCAACCAGCTTTCGCAATATACCAGCGGCGGGGATAGTCCGGCGACGTGGGCGGTATCAGGCGGGGTGCTGACGGGGACGGGTGGTAGTCAGGCAACGCTGATAAAGAATGACCTACTGTTGCAGGACTGTGAGATTGTATTGACCAGCGACCAGGCGCAGGATGGCGGGATTATTGCACGGTATCAGGATAACAACAATTATTACCTGTTGGCCTTGTATGATGATTCAGGGGTTGCCCCAACGCAAAATATTAGGCTTTATAAGCGTGTTGGCGGAACGTATACATCGTTGGCTTATGCTGACGTAACTTGGCCCCGTGGCACGTCCAAACAAATCAAGTTCACCCTGCACGGCTCCCGCCTCGAAGCCTACTTTGACGGCGTGAAGGTTATCAGCGTCACCGACACCACCTTCACGGGCGGCGGCGTTGGGTTGCGACATCACGGTTCTACTGGTTCAGATCGTTATCTTGACTTTTCTGTTTACTATGTCCAGCAGGGCGTGATGGTGGAGGAAAGCACCTCCAACCTTGTCAAAACCAATGCTGGGGCCACAGCAGACTTCTCAGATGCAACCGGGTGGAGCCTGAATCCCAATACTTCTGTATCTGGTGGTAAGTTAAGGTTGCAAAGCCCAGATGGTTCATCCGTGGCTATAGCGCAGTGCGTAATGACCAATGTGCCAGCTAACACAGCAGTGTCATTCTCCGTGAGGGCTAGGTACACAGACGAGTCTGATCCGGGTGCAAATGGATCTTTGTATGTGGACTTCTCAGGGACTGGTTATGACAGCAATGACCAACAGTTGACTATACCAAGTACCCAGATATGCACAACATTCGCCACGTTTAAACGTGACGGTATGAATACGGGTACTCCTCCGAGCTCATTCAACTTCAGGATATTCTCGTTCTCAAAGAGACCGATTGAAGTTGATTTCGTGCAGGTTGAGCTTCTCCCTATGGCCACTTCCTTTGTGAATGGCATTAGGTACGGAGAGAAGCTTAATGTGCCCACGGAGAACGTATTCAATCCTGGTGCATGGGCCATGGACATGATATATACTCCAACGTGTAGTTGGGGTATGGCTAACACACCACACCTATGGAGGATAGATCTCGGGTATCCTGACCTAGCCAACAACTATGCGCTATATGTCATGACAGATGGTAGGTTGCAGGCAAGGTTGCGCAGTGAGAATGTCACATACTTTATCACGGATTCCGAGGTTCTGGTACCAGGTAAGACGTATCACATAACTATTACTGGGGATGGGTCGACGTTCTATCTGATGAAGAACGGTCAACTGATCGGCACCAGTAGCTATGTGCCACCAGCAGGAACCATGCCAACTGAGATGTGTATAGGCTACTTCACCGGTGGACATGGGCAGGCAGATGGTATCATCCATGATGTTAGGTTCTCAAATATCCTGCGCACCCTGGCCGAGCACCAGGCGGAGTATAACAGCGGCCTCCCCCTCTCGGTGGACGACGCAACCACCTACCTCATGTCCTGCGACGGCCACTTACAACCAAGTATTCGCAAGTTTGGTATTGCCAGTAAGAGCGGAGAAATAGAAGGTAGTATAATAAGAGGATCACAAATATTTGGTACCAGATTCCAGTCTGGTGATGAAGCGTCTTCCAGTTATGTACAAATAGGTAGTGGTAATTCTCCTATTGAAGTAATCAGAAACAATAAACCGGCGTTAAACATATGGACATCACAGAATATCGGTATAACCGGAGGTACAGGCGGTATTGTAGAGTTTTATGATGCAAACGATGGTAGTCGAAAAGGATACATTGCGGCGTACAAAGATACAGGCCCATATGGTTTGGGTGATGGATTAGTTATAAGTGCTGAGGATAATAATACAAATCATAAAGATTTGATACTTATTGGGGACCGTATAACTTTAGGTGTTAAAAACTTTGGAATGTTTACTAGAGTGTATGATTACCTAGAGGTAGATGGTGACGCAGATATTGAAAATCTTTATGTAACAGGTGAAAAAAATGCTGTTCAATTCACAGATAATTATGGAAGAAGGATACTGTCTGCCAGGGAATCTCCAGATATCAGGTTTGAAATTGAAGATATAGCGCAACTTGAAAACGGCGAGTGCAAAGTAGAAATTGACCCGATATTCTTGGAATGTGTGGTGCCTCATAGTGATGATTATAGGTGGTTAGTTCATGCCACCCCTTATATGTCCTCCATGCCTGGACTTTATGTAGCTGAAATAGGAGACACATATCTTGTTTTCCGTGACCTAGCGGGAAGCAATGGACAATTTTTTTGGAGACTATCAGCTCTCCGTAGAGGGTTTGAAAATAATTGGTTGGAGCCGTACAGCGATTATAATTTAGACTTATTGGAGTCTAACTGGGAAGATGAATACATGCAACTAATAGAGATTGAAATTGATGAAACGGTGTTAACTTCCGGTTGGGAGGATGAATTACTATGA
- a CDS encoding trypsin-like peptidase domain-containing protein, producing the protein MSIRLFQWPKGTKFNKRKSTDYIVVHHSASGDVPAAEIHRWHLAKGWLGIGYHYIIRADGTAEEGRPHWAEGAHVLGKNGVSLGICLTGSFEHHRPTTAQVDSLVRLVKSLQQLYPDANIVGHKHLIATACPGRLFPWDVLQKRLQESEGMSFKDLDKCWYPDLAKKAVELGLVAGIQREDGLYLAPKEPLTREQGWIMDLRQHAMLDNVWKIPDMVKKYLPSVVRIWAKGGQYQTVGSGSFVSPSIILTNAHVVGNNATVSVDTHDNHSDTGKMQGKVIKRDEYIDLALVQIDRQYTPLKLADGAIHGEFCLVLGNPGGEWQSVTAGIVSHNDRGDYIETDARINPGNSGGAMLNAKGELIGVPSHKIALDHSWDNQNYAIRISRVKEFIKGVV; encoded by the coding sequence ATGAGTATAAGACTATTTCAATGGCCAAAGGGTACCAAGTTTAATAAGCGTAAGTCAACTGATTATATAGTCGTGCACCACAGTGCCAGCGGTGATGTCCCGGCCGCGGAAATACACCGCTGGCATTTGGCTAAAGGATGGCTTGGTATTGGCTATCATTACATTATCCGTGCTGACGGTACAGCTGAGGAAGGCCGCCCACATTGGGCCGAAGGTGCCCATGTGCTAGGCAAAAACGGCGTTTCGCTGGGCATTTGTCTTACCGGGAGCTTTGAGCATCACAGGCCAACCACAGCACAGGTTGATTCGCTGGTGCGATTAGTTAAGAGTTTGCAGCAGCTTTACCCGGATGCAAATATAGTGGGGCACAAGCATTTAATAGCCACGGCTTGTCCGGGCCGCCTGTTTCCCTGGGATGTATTGCAAAAACGTTTACAGGAGAGTGAAGGAATGAGTTTTAAGGATTTAGATAAATGCTGGTACCCTGACCTTGCCAAAAAAGCTGTTGAACTCGGCTTGGTGGCCGGTATTCAGCGTGAAGATGGCTTATATCTGGCCCCCAAGGAACCGCTGACCCGTGAGCAGGGCTGGATTATGGACCTGCGGCAACATGCTATGTTAGACAATGTGTGGAAGATACCGGATATGGTGAAAAAGTATTTGCCTTCGGTGGTGCGAATTTGGGCTAAGGGCGGGCAATATCAAACAGTTGGCAGTGGTAGTTTTGTGTCACCATCTATAATTTTAACCAACGCTCATGTGGTGGGCAACAATGCCACCGTTTCCGTGGATACTCATGATAACCACTCGGATACTGGCAAGATGCAGGGCAAGGTAATCAAGAGGGACGAATACATTGACCTCGCCTTGGTGCAAATTGACCGCCAGTATACGCCCTTAAAACTGGCTGACGGGGCGATACACGGTGAGTTTTGCCTTGTACTGGGCAATCCCGGCGGTGAATGGCAAAGCGTTACTGCTGGGATTGTGAGCCATAATGACCGTGGCGATTATATTGAAACAGATGCGCGGATTAATCCGGGCAATAGCGGTGGGGCTATGCTGAATGCCAAGGGTGAGCTTATTGGTGTACCGTCACACAAAATAGCACTTGACCATTCGTGGGATAACCAAAACTATGCCATTCGGATAAGTAGGGTTAAGGAGTTTATTAAAGGGGTGGTTTAG
- a CDS encoding phage holin family protein produces MDSLASYLTAAKRVIIAVGTAITTFLGGWDMALKVLVIFVVCDYLTGLVAAWYQGELNSNTGFKGIAKKILLFVPIAVAYWLDQVTGQDILRSLAIWFYIANEGLSILENLGRAGVSIPVPLHEALEQLKNKGSGAK; encoded by the coding sequence ATGGATAGTCTGGCCAGTTACCTGACCGCCGCTAAGCGGGTAATAATTGCGGTCGGTACCGCAATTACCACTTTTCTAGGAGGCTGGGACATGGCATTAAAAGTGCTGGTCATATTCGTTGTATGCGATTATTTGACCGGCCTGGTGGCGGCATGGTACCAGGGAGAGTTAAACAGCAACACTGGATTCAAGGGCATTGCAAAGAAAATCCTTTTATTTGTACCCATTGCTGTTGCTTACTGGTTGGACCAAGTTACCGGGCAGGATATACTTCGCAGCCTGGCCATATGGTTTTACATAGCAAATGAGGGCTTAAGTATACTTGAAAACTTGGGCCGAGCGGGGGTGTCTATCCCGGTACCGTTACACGAAGCACTTGAACAGCTCAAAAATAAAGGCAGTGGTGCGAAATGA
- a CDS encoding C2H2-type zinc finger protein — MAQFISTYQGIRYKIPESDKVAKFERGRLSTKDEQVISYLREHQDYGCTLTEVESPSGAMTVDVHFCPVEGCDKVFKSQQALAAHMRTHKQDDNYDKDNGGNADG, encoded by the coding sequence ATGGCACAGTTTATTAGCACATACCAGGGGATTAGATACAAGATACCGGAAAGCGACAAGGTAGCAAAGTTTGAGCGGGGTAGGCTGTCTACTAAAGACGAGCAGGTTATTTCATACCTGCGGGAGCATCAGGATTACGGGTGCACGCTGACCGAGGTGGAGAGCCCTTCCGGAGCTATGACTGTAGATGTGCATTTTTGCCCGGTGGAGGGGTGTGACAAGGTGTTCAAAAGTCAACAGGCGCTGGCAGCGCACATGAGGACGCATAAGCAGGACGACAACTACGATAAGGATAACGGAGGCAATGCCGATGGATAG
- a CDS encoding SU10 major capsid protein, with the protein MPPVLTFDLDTQRRDLDVARDIARYMPDETPWTVMLLQSRKKGTQTAQFFWWEEDVYGYWTQVNSGAGYDDTATDIVVDDASIFAPKDILKIPRTGEVMFVSAVNTGTNTITVMRGYGETAAAAINDDDYVLCLGNAMEERSSAPQEKILQPVKMYNYCGITRTTFGGSGTVLAEQQVTNEQERARLTRDKGVDHRLSLERMLLFGERKEDATNKRRMSRGIEKFITTNVYDAGGEMTEADFDQNVCEPVFKYGTKRKVLVASPRMVSIINGFAKDKLQVSQGAKEYGLDLQEYISPHGRLVIAPSRILEQYYAYHSFVIDMKYVSFRALRDTKLRRNIQAPDVDGFLDEYLTEAGLEFRVEKAHMTIKNATG; encoded by the coding sequence ATGCCGCCTGTATTGACCTTTGATTTAGATACACAACGGCGGGACCTTGACGTTGCCCGTGATATTGCCCGGTATATGCCGGACGAAACCCCCTGGACTGTTATGTTACTGCAAAGCCGGAAGAAAGGCACCCAAACCGCGCAGTTCTTCTGGTGGGAAGAGGACGTATATGGCTACTGGACCCAGGTGAATAGTGGGGCAGGCTATGATGACACCGCCACTGATATTGTGGTGGACGATGCTTCAATTTTTGCTCCCAAGGATATCCTAAAAATCCCGCGCACCGGTGAGGTTATGTTTGTCAGCGCTGTCAACACTGGCACCAACACTATTACTGTTATGCGCGGGTACGGTGAAACGGCAGCTGCGGCCATTAACGACGATGATTACGTATTGTGCTTGGGTAACGCGATGGAGGAACGGTCCAGCGCGCCGCAAGAAAAAATTCTGCAACCTGTCAAGATGTATAACTACTGCGGTATTACACGTACAACTTTTGGAGGTTCCGGCACGGTGCTGGCGGAGCAACAGGTGACCAACGAGCAGGAGCGGGCGCGGCTGACCAGGGACAAGGGTGTGGATCACCGGTTGTCCCTGGAGCGAATGTTGCTGTTCGGTGAGCGGAAAGAGGACGCTACGAACAAACGGCGCATGAGCCGCGGCATTGAAAAGTTCATTACCACAAACGTTTACGATGCCGGCGGGGAAATGACCGAAGCTGACTTTGACCAGAACGTATGTGAACCCGTGTTTAAGTACGGCACCAAACGTAAAGTGCTGGTAGCCTCTCCCCGTATGGTGTCCATTATCAACGGCTTTGCCAAAGATAAGCTTCAGGTTTCCCAGGGCGCCAAGGAGTACGGTCTGGATCTGCAAGAGTATATCTCGCCGCATGGCCGCTTGGTGATTGCACCTTCGCGCATACTGGAGCAGTATTACGCCTACCACAGCTTTGTCATTGACATGAAATACGTGTCCTTCCGTGCACTGCGGGATACCAAGTTGCGGCGTAATATTCAGGCCCCGGACGTAGACGGCTTCCTGGACGAGTATTTAACCGAGGCCGGGTTGGAGTTCCGGGTGGAAAAAGCCCATATGACGATTAAAAACGCTACTGGCTAA
- a CDS encoding portal protein — MPDIYDSRETTAELIQRFYYAESWRQQYDTRALEWYKLYVGWRDALPKALQGRSNLHIPRTYEEIDTLRSRFLKALFSSRPYIDFLPRPRAAVSPEQLQEMEAKAKIAGAILDDQLAAIIPAFYDFITCFLVYPAAIASIGWRYEVRKVKTKQQKLIPPTFMDQVRAALQGAQAQPTIVMEEVEQEVAEYDDNDFQPVDFFDFWPDPRGRDIDSCRFCFQREWLTVPELQAKLALLKRAGGGKVYEPQDWNALAGAAGELQDGREDRLAAIGLGSDSTQGYWREPKKGYLMEVLHYWEDDRHALLVNRTETLYDGRNPYHRHGKKPFIATSFDPLPGEFYGLSAVQLIEHLQHELNTTRNQRIDNVSLVLNRMWKVRRSADINPNELISRPHGVVWVDSPDDVTELSMNDVTSSSYNEERIIKEDMENVIGVPAVVRGAEPPGKQTATEVVTKNTSAGFRFDVKVMLYEALCLKRMAYLMDCNNQQFIDQARLVRVYGDQGMEWKRIEPWEILGEHDYAPAGSSVDPMANKEIRRQQLNELLMIVSQNQLVAQHVKIPELIRLLIQSYDIRSVDKLLLTPEELAQQQLAAMVPPGVPPGAPPEQPGAAPPMGPDQLAALLQMIGGGQGGPQGNQG, encoded by the coding sequence ATGCCGGACATTTATGATTCCCGGGAGACAACTGCAGAACTAATCCAGCGTTTCTACTATGCTGAATCCTGGAGGCAACAATACGATACCCGCGCATTGGAGTGGTATAAGCTATACGTTGGCTGGCGTGATGCGCTGCCGAAGGCATTGCAGGGCCGGTCAAACCTGCACATACCGCGTACCTATGAGGAAATAGACACACTCCGGAGCCGGTTCTTAAAAGCACTGTTCAGTAGCAGGCCATACATTGACTTCCTGCCCAGGCCCAGGGCGGCGGTATCACCGGAACAACTGCAGGAGATGGAGGCCAAAGCAAAGATTGCCGGCGCTATCCTGGATGACCAGCTAGCGGCCATTATCCCGGCGTTCTACGATTTCATTACCTGTTTCCTAGTGTACCCGGCGGCCATTGCCTCCATTGGCTGGCGCTACGAGGTACGCAAAGTTAAGACCAAGCAGCAAAAGCTTATCCCCCCTACGTTCATGGACCAGGTGCGGGCAGCACTGCAGGGTGCGCAGGCCCAGCCGACTATAGTCATGGAGGAAGTGGAGCAAGAGGTTGCGGAGTATGACGACAATGATTTCCAACCGGTGGACTTCTTCGACTTCTGGCCGGACCCCCGGGGGCGGGATATAGATTCCTGCCGGTTCTGCTTTCAACGTGAATGGCTGACGGTGCCGGAACTGCAAGCAAAATTAGCTTTACTCAAGCGGGCAGGTGGCGGCAAAGTATACGAGCCGCAGGACTGGAACGCCCTGGCCGGTGCTGCCGGTGAGCTGCAGGATGGCCGGGAGGATCGGCTTGCTGCTATTGGCCTTGGCAGCGATAGTACGCAAGGGTACTGGCGGGAGCCCAAGAAGGGGTATCTCATGGAGGTGCTGCACTATTGGGAGGATGACCGGCACGCTTTGCTGGTGAACCGCACAGAAACCCTTTATGATGGGCGGAACCCTTACCACCGGCACGGCAAGAAACCGTTTATTGCGACCAGCTTTGACCCGTTGCCGGGCGAGTTTTACGGACTGAGTGCGGTGCAGCTTATTGAACACCTGCAGCACGAGCTTAACACCACGCGGAACCAGCGCATTGACAACGTGAGCCTGGTGCTAAACCGCATGTGGAAGGTGCGCCGGTCAGCGGATATAAACCCGAACGAGCTTATTTCCAGGCCCCATGGCGTTGTATGGGTGGATAGCCCGGATGACGTAACCGAGCTGAGCATGAATGACGTAACCTCTAGCAGCTATAACGAGGAGCGAATCATCAAGGAGGACATGGAGAACGTGATTGGCGTTCCGGCGGTGGTGCGGGGTGCTGAACCACCCGGAAAGCAGACGGCCACGGAAGTGGTTACCAAGAACACCAGTGCCGGATTCAGGTTCGACGTAAAGGTGATGCTGTACGAGGCCCTTTGTCTGAAGCGTATGGCCTACCTCATGGATTGCAACAACCAGCAGTTCATCGACCAGGCCCGGCTGGTGCGGGTGTATGGTGACCAGGGCATGGAGTGGAAGCGGATCGAGCCGTGGGAAATCCTTGGTGAGCATGATTACGCACCGGCGGGCAGCAGCGTTGACCCGATGGCCAATAAGGAAATTCGCCGGCAACAGCTTAACGAGCTACTTATGATTGTATCTCAAAACCAGCTTGTTGCGCAGCATGTTAAGATACCCGAATTGATTAGGCTACTCATTCAGAGCTATGATATCCGGTCGGTAGATAAGCTCCTGCTAACACCCGAGGAGCTTGCTCAGCAGCAGTTAGCGGCAATGGTACCGCCGGGAGTTCCACCGGGCGCACCTCCGGAGCAGCCAGGGGCAGCGCCACCGATGGGGCCGGATCAGTTGGCAGCACTACTGCAAATGATTGGAGGTGGGCAGGGTGGCCCGCAAGGTAACCAAGGGTAA